Proteins from a single region of Amblyomma americanum isolate KBUSLIRL-KWMA chromosome 10, ASM5285725v1, whole genome shotgun sequence:
- the LOC144108138 gene encoding kelch domain-containing protein 3-like → MWTVRLGGVPEGAYYTTVSINGKIYSFDPDREDVDRTTRESVEVYVFDPAACQWNQLQTQSLPDGSPWHNNYSRTVVAYGDSAYLWSSRDYLEVGSVVYRFDTRTMAWSVLEVSGQWPELRFGQTACLVGSRVYLYGGWPVDDPPTPQIDFLDLKTLRWHTVPTRGELPENTVYHSASAIGDRMYVWGGALVLSGRGTAYSSSLVYLDTSTSTWVRPRVDGFPPEGREDHATFVYNGELYVFGGLDFNRDRYFGIIHKYNPERSSWSVVTPKRSGPSARRFPGCCVIDNLLFVFGGRGLKSYATVEQWMQSSAEETSELCEEALTDMHVLDFCPTLKTMCLMAVIDARVHVGHLPPAIKKEVSALTSYSSTSPPSQPAGSSCAPD, encoded by the coding sequence ATGTGGACGGTGCGGCTGGGAGGCGTGCCGGAAGGCGCATACTACACGACGGTCTCCATTAATGGCAAGATCTACTCGTTCGACCCAGACCGCGAGGACGTGGACCGCACCACACGCGAGTCCGTCGAAGTCTACGTATTCGACCCTGCGGCCTGCCAGTGGAaccagctgcagacgcagtcccTTCCGGACGGGAGCCCCTGGCATAATAATTACAGCCGCACGGTTGTCGCCTACGGTGACAGCGCCTACCTCTGGAGCAGCCGGGATTATCTCGAAGTGGGTAGCGTAGTTTACCGCTTCGACACCAGAACGATGGCATGGAGTGTTCTGGAAGTGTCTGGCCAATGGCCAGAATTGCGGTTCGGCCAAACTGCATGCTTGGTGGGCAGCCGAGTCTACCTCTATGGTGGATGGCCGGTGGATGACCCACCCACGCCGCAGATAGATTTCCTCGACCTGAAGACATTGCGCTGGCATACTGTGCCAACCAGGGGCGAGCTGCCGGAGAACACCGTGTACCATTCGGCGTCCGCCATTGGGGACCGTATGTACGTGTGGGGCGGAGCCCTTGTGCTCTCTGGCCGAGGCACAGCCTACAGCAGCTCTCTGGTGTATCTTGACACGTCCACCTCGACATGGGTGCGGCCCCGCGTCGATGGCTTTCCCCCCGAAGGGCGCGAAGATCACGCCACCTTCGTCTACAACGGAGAGCTGTATGTATTTGGAGGTTTGGACTTCAACCGGGACCGGTACTTTGGCATCATCCACAAGTACAACCCTGAGAGGTCCTCCTGGAGCGTAGTGACGCCGAAGCGGTCAGGCCCGTCGGCCAGGCGGTTCCCGGGCTGCTGCGTGATTGACAATTTGCTTTTCGTCTTCGGTGGTCGAGGATTGAAATCCTACGCAACGGTCGAGCAGTGGATGCAGTCCAGTGCAGAGGAGACTTCTGAACTATGCGAAGAGGCGCTGACGGATATGCACGTGCTAGACTTTTGTCCGACTTTGAAGACTATGTGCCTGATGGCTGTCATAGACGCACGCGTGCATGTCGGCCACCTGCCGCCTGCCATTAAAAAGGAGGTCAGTGCACTCACAAGCTACAGCAGCACTTCGCCGCCATCTCAGCCTGCAGGCTCAAGCTGCGCACCAGACTGA
- the LOC144108141 gene encoding kelch domain-containing protein 3-like — MWTARLGGVPEGACYTSVSINGKIYSFDPDREDVDLTTRESVEVYVFDPATCHWNQLQTQSLPDGSPWHNNYSRTVVAYGDSAYLWSSRHYIDVGSAVYRFDTRTMAWSVLEVSGIWPEFRFGQTACLVGSRVYLYGGWPVDDQPTPQIDFLDLKTLRWHTVPTRGELPENTVYHSASAIGDRMYVWGGAIVLSGRGTAYSSSLAYLDTSTSTWVRPRVDGFPPEGREDHATFVYNGELYVFGGLDFNRDRYFGIIHKYNPERSSWSVVTPKRSGPSARRFPGCCVIDNLLFVFGGRGLKSYATVEQWMQSSAEETSELCEEALTDMHVLDFCPTLKTMCLMAVIDANVHVGHLPPAIKKEVSALTSYSSTSPPSQPAGSSFAPD, encoded by the coding sequence ATGTGGACGGCGCGGCTGGGAGGCGTGCCGGAAGGCGCATGCTACACATCTGTCTCCATTAATGGCAAGATCTActcgttcgaccccgaccgcgaggACGTGGACCTCACCACACGCGAGTCCGTCGAAGTCTACGTATTCGACCCTGCGACCTGCCACTGGAaccagctgcagacgcagtcccTTCCGGACGGGAGCCCCTGGCATAATAATTACAGCCGCACGGTCGTCGCCTACGGTGATAGCGCTTACCTCTGGAGCAGCCGGCATTATATCGACGTGGGTAGCGCAGTTTACCGCTTCGACACCAGAACGATGGCATGGAGTGTTCTGGAAGTGTCTGGCATATGGCCAGAATTTCGGTTCGGCCAAACTGCATGCTTGGTGGGCAGCCGAGTCTACCTCTATGGTGGATGGCCGGTGGATGACCAACCCACGCCGCAGATAGATTTCCTCGACCTGAAGACATTGCGCTGGCATACTGTGCCAACCAGGGGCGAGCTTCCGGAGAACACCGTGTACCATTCGGCGTCCGCCATTGGGGACCGTATGTACGTGTGGGGCGGAGCCATTGTGCTCTCTGGCCGAGGCACAGCCTACAGCAGCTCTCTGGCGTATCTGGACACGTCCACCTCGACATGGGTGCGGCCCCGCGTCGATGGCTTTCCCCCCGAAGGGCGCGAAGATCACGCCACCTTCGTCTACAACGGAGAGCTGTATGTATTTGGAGGTTTGGATTTCAACCGGGACCGATACTTTGGCATCATCCACAAGTACAACCCTGAGAGGTCCTCCTGGAGCGTAGTAACGCCGAAGCGATCAGGCCCGTCGGCCAGGCGGTTCCCGGGCTGCTGCGTGATTGACAATTTGCTTTTCGTCTTCGGTGGTCGAGGATTGAAATCCTACGCAACGGTCGAGCAGTGGATGCAGTCTAGTGCAGAGGAGACTTCTGAACTATGCGAAGAGGCGCTGACGGATATGCACGTGCTAGACTTTTGTCCGACTTTGAAGACTATGTGCCTGATGGCTGTCATAGATGCAAATGTGCATGTCGGCCACCTGCCGCCTGCCATTAAAAAGGAGGTCAGTGCACTCACAAGCTACAGCAGCACTTCACCCCCATCTCAGCCTGCAGGCTCAAGCTTCGCACCAGACTGA
- the LOC144108140 gene encoding kelch domain-containing protein 3-like has protein sequence MWTVRLEGVPEGANYTAVSINGKIYSFDPDREDVDRTTRESVEVYAFDPASCQWNQLQTQSLPDGSPWHNNYSRTVVAYGDCAYLWSSRHYIDVGSAVYRFDTRTMAWSRLEVSGIWPEFRFGQTACLVGSRVYLYGGWPVDGPPTPQIDFLDLKTLRWHTVPTRGELPENTMYHSASAIGGRMYVWGGAIVLSGRGTAYSSSLLYLDTSTSTWVRPRVDGFPPEGREDHATFVYNGELYVFGGLDFDRDRYFGIIHKYNPERSSWSVVTPKRSGPPARRFPGCCVIDNLLFVFGGRGLKSYATVEQWMQSSAEETSELCEEALTDMHVLDFCPTLKTMCLMAVIDARVHVGHLPPAIKKEVSALTSYSSTSPSSQPARSSCAPD, from the coding sequence ATGTGGACGGTGCGGCTGGAAGGCGTGCCAGAAGGCGCAAACTACACGGCTGTCTCCATTAATGGCAAGATCTActcgttcgaccccgaccgcgaggACGTGGACCGCACCACACGCGAGTCCGTCGAAGTCTACGCATTCGACCCTGCGAGCTGCCAGTGGAaccagctgcagacgcagtcccTTCCGGACGGGAGCCCCTGGCATAATAATTACAGCCGCACGGTCGTCGCCTACGGAGACTGCGCCTACCTCTGGAGCAGCCGGCATTATATCGACGTGGGTAGCGCAGTTTACCGCTTCGACACCAGAACGATGGCATGGAGTCGTCTGGAAGTGTCTGGCATATGGCCAGAATTTCGGTTCGGCCAAACTGCGTGCTTGGTGGGCAGCCGAGTCTACCTCTATGGTGGATGGCCGGTGGATGGCCCACCCACGCCGCAGATAGATTTCCTCGACCTGAAGACATTGCGCTGGCATACTGTGCCAACCAGAGGCGAGCTTCCGGAGAACACCATGTACCACTCGGCGTCCGCCATTGGGGGCCGTATGTACGTGTGGGGCGGAGCCATTGTCCTCTCTGGCCGAGGCACCGCCTACAGCAGCTCTCTGCTGTATCTGGACACGTCCACCTCGACATGGGTGCGGCCTCGCGTCGATGGCTTTCCCCCCGAAGGGCGCGAAGATCACGCCACCTTCGTCTACAACGGAGAGCTGTATGTATTTGGAGGTTTGGACTTCGACCGGGACCGATACTTTGGCATCATCCACAAGTACAACCCTGAGAGGTCCTCCTGGAGCGTAGTGACGCCGAAGCGATCAGGCCCGCCGGCCAGGCGGTTCCCGGGCTGCTGCGTGATTGACAATTTGCTTTTCGTCTTCGGTGGTCGAGGATTGAAATCCTACGCAACGGTCGAGCAGTGGATGCAGTCTAGTGCAGAGGAGACTTCTGAACTATGCGAAGAGGCGCTGACGGATATGCACGTGCTAGACTTTTGTCCGACTTTGAAGACTATGTGCCTGATGGCTGTCATAGACGCACGCGTGCATGTCGGCCACCTGCCGCCTGCCATTAAAAAGGAGGTCAGTGCACTCACAAGCTACAGCAGCACTTCGCCGTCATCTCAGCCTGCACGCTCAAGCTGCGCACCAGACTGA